The Deinococcus humi genome has a segment encoding these proteins:
- a CDS encoding FAD-binding oxidoreductase, whose translation MTTSLPRPDTFTAAALTALQARFGEQLSTAPAVLEAHGRDESRQEFASPHAVLFALTEADVVDALQLAAEHGFPVVPFAVGSSLEGQVIPVAGGLSLDVSGMKAVLEVAAGGFQATVQPGVTYPELNRQVRHLGLFFPVDPGAEASLGGMASTNASGTAAVRYGTMRDNVLELRVALANGEVIRVGSKARKTSAGYDLKNLFIGAEGTLGVITELTVKLWPLPAHLVVLRANFRTLGEAARSAVDIMGAALQPERLELIDESQIHAVNVHKGTDFPEAPTLWIELASPSQTALAEALELCRELVTDGGGTGLHAAYSAEERAKLWEARHHAYYAITALHPGHVNMTTDLCVPLHVLPEVVEFTRQQADAAGLDASIVGHVGDGNFHVLFHAPPDDAATWAKVQAVYDAMITETLARGGTCTGEHGVGLHKRAYLAREHADTLKVMRGVKALLDPQGLLNPGKILP comes from the coding sequence ATGACAACTTCACTGCCCCGCCCCGACACCTTCACTGCAGCGGCCCTGACCGCCCTGCAAGCCCGCTTCGGCGAGCAGCTCAGCACCGCTCCGGCTGTGCTGGAGGCGCATGGTCGCGACGAGAGCCGTCAGGAATTCGCCTCGCCGCACGCCGTTCTGTTTGCGCTCACGGAGGCCGATGTGGTGGACGCGCTGCAACTGGCCGCCGAGCACGGCTTCCCGGTGGTGCCCTTCGCGGTGGGCAGCAGCCTGGAGGGTCAGGTGATCCCGGTGGCAGGCGGGTTGTCCCTGGACGTGAGCGGCATGAAGGCGGTGCTGGAGGTGGCCGCAGGCGGCTTTCAGGCCACCGTCCAGCCGGGGGTGACGTATCCGGAGCTCAACCGGCAGGTGCGCCATCTTGGGCTGTTCTTCCCCGTTGATCCCGGTGCCGAGGCGAGCCTGGGCGGCATGGCCTCCACCAATGCCAGCGGCACGGCGGCGGTGCGCTACGGCACCATGCGCGACAACGTGCTGGAGTTGCGGGTGGCCCTGGCCAATGGCGAGGTCATCCGGGTGGGCAGCAAGGCCAGAAAGACCAGCGCCGGCTATGACCTCAAGAACCTGTTTATCGGCGCGGAGGGCACGCTGGGCGTGATCACCGAGCTGACGGTCAAGCTGTGGCCGCTGCCCGCGCATCTGGTGGTGCTGCGGGCCAATTTCAGAACGTTGGGCGAGGCGGCCCGGTCCGCCGTGGACATCATGGGCGCGGCGCTGCAACCCGAGCGGCTGGAGCTGATCGACGAATCTCAGATCCACGCCGTCAATGTCCACAAGGGCACCGACTTTCCCGAAGCGCCGACCCTATGGATCGAGCTGGCCTCTCCCAGCCAGACCGCGCTGGCCGAGGCGCTCGAACTGTGCCGTGAACTGGTCACCGACGGCGGGGGCACCGGGCTGCACGCCGCGTACAGCGCGGAGGAACGCGCAAAACTGTGGGAGGCCCGCCATCACGCCTACTACGCCATCACCGCGCTGCACCCCGGCCACGTCAACATGACCACCGATCTGTGCGTGCCGCTGCACGTGTTGCCGGAGGTGGTGGAGTTCACGCGCCAGCAGGCCGACGCGGCGGGGCTGGACGCCAGCATCGTGGGCCACGTCGGTGACGGCAACTTCCATGTGCTGTTCCACGCCCCCCCGGACGACGCGGCAACGTGGGCGAAGGTCCAGGCGGTCTACGACGCCATGATCACCGAGACGCTGGCACGGGGCGGCACCTGCACGGGCGAACATGGCGTCGGGCTGCACAAACGCGCCTACCTGGCCCGCGAGCACGCGGACACACTGAAGGTGATGCGCGGCGTCAAGGCGCTGCTTGATCCACAAGGCCTGCTGAATCCTGGGAAAATTCTGCCCTGA